The Roseovarius indicus genome has a segment encoding these proteins:
- a CDS encoding cytochrome c biogenesis CcdA family protein translates to MFGIEIIDAALLPAMAVALVAGIISFLSPCVLPVVPPYLAYMSGITVNDLSAAGNPRSRAVVPALFFVLGLSTVFLLLGFAASAAGMVFLQYQGYFNTLAGVVVMIFGAHFVGVYRIGFLDREARMDVGDRGGSSFGAYVLGLAFAFGWTPCIGPQLGAILSLAASEGSVTRGTALLAVYAVGLGVPFLLVAAFLPKLGGLMTWMKRHMEQIERVMGLLLWTIGLLMLTGGFSAFSFWLLETFPALATLG, encoded by the coding sequence ATGTTCGGAATCGAAATCATCGACGCGGCCCTTCTTCCGGCCATGGCCGTGGCGCTGGTCGCGGGGATCATCTCGTTCCTCAGCCCCTGCGTGCTGCCCGTTGTGCCGCCCTACCTGGCCTATATGAGCGGGATCACGGTGAACGACCTTTCGGCCGCGGGAAACCCGCGCTCGCGGGCTGTCGTGCCGGCGCTGTTCTTCGTGCTGGGCCTGTCGACCGTGTTCCTTCTGCTGGGCTTCGCGGCGTCGGCGGCGGGCATGGTGTTCCTGCAATATCAAGGCTATTTCAATACCTTGGCGGGCGTTGTCGTGATGATTTTCGGGGCGCATTTCGTCGGCGTCTACCGGATCGGCTTTCTCGACCGCGAGGCGCGGATGGATGTGGGCGACCGGGGCGGTTCGTCTTTCGGGGCCTACGTGCTGGGGCTGGCCTTTGCGTTCGGCTGGACGCCCTGCATCGGGCCGCAGCTGGGGGCGATCCTGTCGCTGGCGGCCTCCGAAGGCTCTGTCACGCGGGGCACCGCGCTTCTGGCGGTCTATGCCGTGGGGCTGGGCGTGCCGTTCCTGCTGGTTGCGGCCTTCCTGCCGAAGCTTGGCGGGCTGATGACGTGGATGAAGCGGCACATGGAACAGATCGAGCGGGTCATGGGCCTACTGCTCTGGACGATCGGTCTTCTGATGCTGACGGGCGGCTTTTCCGCCTTCTCCTTCTGGCTGCTCGAGACATTCCCGGCACTCGCCACCCTCGGTTAG
- a CDS encoding cytochrome P450, which translates to MTLPPKPPAREGAVSLRRYMQLFRQDILSAQPARLYRAWMAEYRTPFFRSFLCNQPELVDLILKERPDDFPKSDRIREGLKPLLGNSVFVTNGETWKRQRRIIDPSFEGGRLRDTYAAMLEAGQGAVERVRMRADGEPLEIEEETSHAAADVIFRTLFSIPIEHAVAREVFAEFKEHQRSQPVLNLGALIPLPRWFPRFHRRKTKATAAKIRRLITQLTSERMGEIERGEAPDDLATKIMTTADPQTGERFDTEEMVDQVAIFFLAGHETSASALAWALYLLALYPDWQERLAAEAEAVYGEGAPGFADMGKLRVARDIFRETLRLYPPVPMMVREAACPEHFRDRDVPKGSQIVLSPWHLQRHERLWERPDEFDPARFATENGKECLRHAYMPFSAGQRVCTGAGFAMIEGPLILSLLVRAFRFEAIPERPAMPVAHLTVRGKDGIWLKVTPRA; encoded by the coding sequence ATGACCCTGCCGCCCAAGCCCCCCGCGCGGGAGGGTGCGGTGTCGCTTCGGCGGTATATGCAGTTGTTTCGGCAGGATATTCTGTCTGCGCAGCCGGCGCGGCTTTATCGCGCGTGGATGGCGGAATACCGGACGCCGTTCTTCCGGTCGTTCCTGTGCAATCAGCCGGAGTTGGTCGACCTGATCCTGAAGGAACGGCCCGACGATTTTCCCAAGTCTGACCGTATTCGCGAGGGGCTGAAGCCGCTGTTGGGGAACTCGGTGTTCGTGACCAATGGCGAGACATGGAAGCGGCAGCGGCGGATCATCGACCCGTCTTTCGAGGGCGGGCGGTTGCGCGATACCTATGCCGCGATGTTGGAGGCGGGGCAGGGCGCGGTCGAACGGGTGCGGATGAGGGCCGATGGAGAACCCCTTGAAATCGAAGAGGAAACGAGCCACGCGGCGGCCGACGTGATCTTCCGCACGCTGTTCTCGATCCCCATCGAGCATGCGGTGGCGAGGGAGGTTTTTGCCGAGTTCAAGGAGCATCAGCGGAGCCAGCCGGTCCTGAACCTTGGGGCGCTGATCCCTTTGCCGCGGTGGTTTCCGCGGTTTCACCGGAGGAAGACGAAGGCGACGGCGGCCAAGATCCGGCGGCTGATCACGCAGTTGACCAGCGAGCGGATGGGGGAGATCGAGCGGGGCGAGGCGCCGGACGATCTGGCGACGAAGATCATGACCACGGCCGACCCCCAGACGGGGGAGCGGTTCGATACGGAAGAGATGGTCGACCAGGTGGCGATTTTCTTCCTGGCGGGGCATGAGACGAGCGCTTCGGCGCTGGCCTGGGCGCTGTATTTGCTGGCGCTTTATCCCGACTGGCAGGAGCGGCTGGCAGCGGAGGCGGAGGCCGTCTATGGCGAGGGGGCGCCGGGGTTTGCGGATATGGGCAAGCTCAGGGTGGCGAGGGATATTTTCCGTGAGACTCTAAGGCTTTACCCGCCGGTGCCGATGATGGTGCGGGAGGCTGCGTGCCCCGAGCATTTCCGGGATCGGGACGTGCCGAAGGGCAGCCAGATCGTGCTGAGCCCGTGGCATTTGCAGCGGCATGAGCGGCTTTGGGAGAGGCCGGACGAGTTCGACCCGGCAAGGTTCGCGACGGAGAACGGGAAAGAGTGTTTGCGTCATGCCTATATGCCGTTTTCGGCGGGGCAGAGGGTGTGTACAGGGGCCGGGTTCGCGATGATCGAGGGGCCGCTGATCCTGTCTTTGCTGGTGAGGGCCTTCCGGTTTGAAGCCATCCCGGAACGACCGGCGATGCCGGTGGCGCATCTGACGGTGCGGGGGAAGGACGGGATCTGGTTGAAGGTGACGCCGCGGGCGTGA
- a CDS encoding Rne/Rng family ribonuclease, whose protein sequence is MAKKMLIDATHAEETRVVVVDGNKVEEFDFESENKRQLAGNIYLAKVTRVEPSLQAAFVDYGGNRHGFLAFSEIHPDYYQIPVADREALLEEERAYAEQQRAREDDDEKPKKSSRRSSSRSKAAKAKSDDAVTSSEDISGMETIELDEAAEDSGDGEGLSPMETVAETPVEEPADDAGAQDAKDAGAATSEDQTAEGDSASSDDNGHDDHGHEDHGHDEHSHENNGNGSGKGRSSSKRSDAAAKDDTIESVADDDDTDDIRAPRKPRPRRYKIQEVIKVRQILLVQVVKEERGNKGAALTTYLSLAGRYCVLMPNTARGGGISRKITNAADRKKLKEIATEIDVPTGAGLIIRTAGAKRTKSEIKRDYEYLQRLWEQIRELTLKSIAPAKIYEEGNLIKRSIRDLYNREIDEVMVEGEAGYRVAKDFMKMIMPSHAKNVKHYIDPMPLFARYQVESYLSSMFNPTVQLKSGGYIVIGVTEALVAIDVNSGRATKEGSIEETATKTNLEAAEEVARQLRLRDLAGLIVIDFIDMDERKNNNAVEKKLKDKLKSDRARIQVGRISGFGLLEMSRQRLRPGMIEATTQACPACHGTGLIRSDDNLALSILRQIEEEGVRRRSREVLVKCPVGIANFLMNQKREHVAQIEGRYGLSVRIEGDPVLISPDFSIDKFKTATRHVPEAAPVVSVDSSLMEEVEAEIPDEEETSSDASSDETTTSGGGDDDGKPKKRRRRRRRRSKSRSGNGEGSANGEGQNNEDGSSESGTGSEDGAKPEADAEADAEKASESKPDEAVTAEVSGEDTEKAEKPKRTRKPRSSSKSKAKAEETSEDTAEAKTEEPAAEAPAEEAKPEAVEIAAEEKPAKPAPKRASRSRSKKAEPAPEPETETAPKPEAVAESAAATAEEPAPAPEPEQAAEPAPAPAEPESAPEPKREPEPANASAEPAEEESDKPKRRGWWSIGR, encoded by the coding sequence ATGGCAAAGAAAATGCTCATCGATGCCACCCACGCGGAAGAGACCCGCGTCGTGGTGGTCGACGGAAACAAGGTCGAGGAATTTGACTTTGAGTCCGAAAACAAACGGCAGCTCGCCGGCAACATCTATCTCGCAAAGGTAACACGGGTCGAGCCGTCACTTCAGGCGGCCTTCGTGGATTATGGCGGAAACCGGCACGGTTTCCTTGCCTTTTCGGAAATCCACCCGGACTACTACCAGATCCCCGTGGCCGACCGCGAGGCGCTGCTCGAGGAAGAGCGCGCCTATGCCGAACAGCAGCGCGCCCGCGAGGATGACGACGAGAAGCCGAAGAAATCTTCGCGCCGGTCGTCGTCGCGCTCGAAAGCCGCGAAGGCGAAATCCGACGATGCGGTGACCTCCTCCGAGGATATCTCGGGGATGGAGACGATCGAACTGGATGAAGCGGCCGAGGACAGCGGCGACGGCGAAGGCCTGTCGCCGATGGAAACCGTGGCCGAAACTCCGGTCGAGGAACCGGCGGACGATGCCGGTGCGCAGGACGCGAAGGACGCCGGCGCCGCAACGTCGGAGGATCAGACCGCCGAGGGCGATAGCGCATCCAGCGATGACAATGGTCACGACGATCACGGTCACGAGGATCACGGACACGACGAACATTCCCACGAGAACAACGGCAACGGGTCCGGCAAGGGCCGGTCGTCGTCGAAGCGGTCGGACGCCGCCGCCAAGGACGACACGATCGAGTCGGTCGCCGATGACGACGACACCGACGACATCCGCGCGCCGCGCAAGCCCCGGCCGCGCCGCTACAAGATCCAGGAAGTCATCAAGGTCCGTCAGATCCTGCTGGTGCAGGTCGTCAAGGAAGAGCGCGGCAACAAGGGTGCCGCGCTGACCACCTACCTGTCGCTCGCCGGCCGCTACTGCGTGCTGATGCCCAACACCGCCCGTGGCGGCGGCATCTCGCGCAAGATCACCAACGCCGCCGACCGCAAGAAGCTGAAAGAGATCGCAACCGAGATCGACGTGCCGACCGGCGCAGGCCTGATCATCCGCACCGCGGGCGCCAAGCGCACCAAGTCGGAGATCAAGCGCGACTATGAATACCTGCAACGCCTGTGGGAGCAGATCCGCGAACTGACGCTGAAATCCATCGCGCCGGCGAAGATCTACGAGGAAGGCAACCTGATCAAACGCTCGATCCGCGACCTCTATAACCGTGAGATCGACGAGGTGATGGTCGAGGGCGAGGCGGGGTATCGCGTGGCCAAGGACTTCATGAAGATGATCATGCCGTCCCACGCCAAGAACGTGAAACATTACATCGACCCGATGCCGCTGTTCGCCCGCTACCAGGTGGAAAGCTACCTCAGCTCGATGTTCAACCCGACCGTCCAGCTCAAGTCGGGCGGCTACATCGTGATCGGCGTGACCGAGGCGCTTGTGGCGATCGACGTGAACTCGGGCCGGGCCACCAAGGAAGGCTCGATCGAGGAGACCGCGACCAAGACCAACCTCGAGGCCGCCGAGGAGGTGGCCCGCCAGCTGCGCCTGCGCGATCTGGCCGGTCTGATCGTGATCGACTTCATCGACATGGACGAGCGCAAGAACAACAACGCCGTCGAGAAGAAGCTGAAGGATAAGCTGAAATCCGACCGCGCGCGCATCCAGGTGGGTCGCATCTCGGGTTTCGGCCTGCTGGAGATGAGCCGCCAGCGCCTGCGCCCCGGCATGATCGAGGCGACGACGCAGGCCTGTCCGGCCTGTCACGGCACGGGGCTCATCCGGTCGGATGACAACCTTGCCCTGTCGATCCTGCGCCAGATCGAGGAGGAAGGCGTGCGCCGCCGGTCGCGCGAAGTGCTGGTGAAATGCCCGGTGGGTATCGCCAACTTCCTGATGAACCAGAAGCGCGAGCACGTCGCCCAGATCGAGGGGCGCTATGGCCTGTCTGTCCGGATCGAGGGCGACCCGGTTCTGATCAGCCCTGATTTCAGCATCGACAAGTTCAAGACCGCCACCCGCCACGTGCCGGAGGCCGCACCGGTTGTGTCGGTCGACAGCTCGCTGATGGAGGAGGTCGAGGCAGAGATCCCGGACGAGGAAGAAACGTCTTCGGACGCGTCGTCGGATGAGACCACCACCTCCGGCGGGGGAGATGATGACGGCAAGCCGAAGAAGCGCCGGCGTCGTCGGCGTCGCCGGTCGAAATCGCGTTCGGGGAACGGCGAGGGCTCGGCCAATGGCGAGGGCCAGAACAACGAGGACGGGTCGTCGGAGAGCGGGACTGGCTCGGAAGACGGGGCCAAACCCGAGGCCGATGCCGAGGCGGATGCAGAAAAGGCAAGCGAGAGCAAGCCGGACGAGGCCGTGACCGCAGAGGTCTCGGGCGAGGACACCGAAAAGGCCGAAAAGCCCAAGCGGACCCGCAAGCCGCGCAGCTCTTCGAAGTCGAAGGCGAAGGCCGAAGAAACATCAGAGGACACCGCAGAGGCCAAGACGGAAGAGCCCGCTGCCGAAGCGCCTGCTGAAGAGGCCAAGCCGGAAGCGGTAGAGATCGCTGCCGAGGAAAAGCCTGCGAAGCCTGCCCCGAAACGGGCGAGCCGGTCGCGCTCCAAGAAGGCAGAGCCGGCGCCCGAACCGGAAACCGAGACGGCACCTAAGCCCGAGGCTGTTGCAGAGAGCGCAGCAGCGACGGCGGAGGAGCCCGCGCCGGCACCGGAACCGGAACAGGCGGCAGAACCCGCGCCGGCCCCGGCAGAGCCCGAGAGTGCGCCCGAGCCGAAACGCGAGCCGGAACCGGCCAACGCATCGGCCGAGCCGGCCGAGGAAGAAAGCGACAAGCCCAAGCGCCGCGGTTGGTGGTCGATCGGGCGATAA
- a CDS encoding lipoprotein produces MKRLIALALIAVAVSGCATVDGVGRDISGAARGVQSWF; encoded by the coding sequence ATGAAGAGGCTGATTGCTTTGGCGCTGATCGCTGTGGCCGTATCCGGCTGTGCAACGGTTGACGGTGTTGGCCGGGATATTTCGGGCGCGGCACGCGGCGTTCAAAGCTGGTTCTGA
- a CDS encoding sulfurtransferase TusA family protein, protein MDADLTLDARGLLCPLPVLKLRKRLKSLEIGQVLELWADDPAAVIDVQHYCTESGHDFLGMDEQDGYTAYRVRKAG, encoded by the coding sequence ATGGATGCCGATCTCACCCTCGACGCACGCGGATTGCTCTGCCCCTTGCCGGTTCTCAAGCTGCGCAAGCGCCTGAAGTCGCTGGAGATTGGCCAGGTGCTCGAGCTTTGGGCCGACGACCCGGCAGCGGTAATCGACGTGCAGCACTACTGCACCGAATCCGGCCACGACTTCCTCGGGATGGACGAGCAGGACGGGTACACCGCCTACCGGGTGCGCAAGGCGGGCTGA
- a CDS encoding arsenate reductase ArsC: MNILVLCTGNSARSILLESILNTESVGRVRAFSAGSQPAGQVHPQSLKLLEEKGHDITHARSKSWDEFAADDAPLMDIVITVCGSAAEETCPVWPGAPVRSHWGIEDPARAPESEWETAFNEAYDKLERRALALLDMNFETMEQGELKATLDRIGQMD, from the coding sequence ATGAATATACTCGTCCTCTGCACCGGCAATTCCGCCCGGTCGATCCTGCTTGAAAGCATCCTGAACACCGAAAGCGTCGGTCGCGTCCGCGCCTTTTCCGCGGGCTCGCAGCCGGCCGGCCAGGTGCATCCGCAATCCCTCAAGTTGCTCGAGGAAAAGGGTCACGACATCACCCACGCCCGCTCCAAAAGCTGGGACGAGTTCGCCGCCGACGATGCGCCGTTGATGGATATCGTCATCACCGTCTGCGGCTCTGCGGCGGAAGAAACCTGCCCGGTCTGGCCCGGTGCCCCGGTCCGCTCCCATTGGGGCATCGAAGACCCCGCCAGGGCGCCCGAGTCCGAGTGGGAAACCGCCTTCAACGAGGCCTATGACAAGCTCGAACGCCGCGCGCTCGCGCTCCTCGACATGAATTTCGAGACGATGGAACAGGGCGAGTTGAAAGCCACGCTCGACCGCATCGGCCAGATGGACTGA